One window of the Dreissena polymorpha isolate Duluth1 chromosome 5, UMN_Dpol_1.0, whole genome shotgun sequence genome contains the following:
- the LOC127881268 gene encoding SPRY domain-containing SOCS box protein 1-like: protein MNMGQKVSGGIKTVTSRDPSHCKGINREIAYNPDYQKPARLDMLLDMPPVSKETQSEHGWNADDRSLNIFVKDDDKMTFHRHPVAQSTDCIRGKVGYSRGLHVWEISWSTRQRGTHAVVGVATIDAPLHCVGYQSLVGSNSDSWGWDLGRNKLYHDVKNFPGVTYPTLVNSDENFVVPDSFLTVLDMDEGTLSFVVDGQYLGVAFRGLKGKKLYPIVSAVWGHCEITMRYIGGLDPEPLPLTDICRRVIRQNLGKNRLQEIHRLPLPTSVKNYLLYQS from the exons ATGAACATGGGTCAAAAAGTCTCAGGTGGAATCAAGACCGTGACCTCACGGGACCCTAGCCACTGTAAAGGAATCAACCGTGAGATTGCGTATAATCCAGACTATCAGAAACCAGCGCGTCTTGATATGTTACTAGACATGCCCCCGGTATCCAAAGAAACACAATCAGAACATGGCTGGAATGCAGACGACAGATCATTGAACATTTTCGTGAAAGATGACGACAAAATGACTTTCCATCGACATCCAGTAGCTCAAAGTACCGACTGTATACGAGGGAAGGTAGGTTACTCACGGGGCCTGCACGTCTGGGAAATCAGTTGGAGCACTAGACAGCGGGGAACACACGCCGTGGTAGGCGTGGCAACAATAGACGCTCCTTTACACTGTGTGGGTTATCAGTCTCTAGTCGGAAGCAACAGTGATTCATGGGGATGGGATTTGGGGCGAAACAAACTCTATCATGACGTGAAAAATTTTCCGGGTGTCACTTACCCGACACTAGTGAACTCTGACGAGAATTTTGTGGTTCCAGATAGTTTTTTAACAGTGCTGGATATGGATGAAGGGACCTTGAGTTTTGTGGTGGACGGACAGTACCTCGGGGTGGCATTTAGGGGCTTGAAAGGGAAGAAACTGTACCCAATCGTGAGTGCCGTGTGGGGACACTGTGAAATCACAATGCGCTACATCGGTGGATTAGATC CCGAGCCTCTGCCACTGACAGACATCTGCCGCAGAGTTATACGACAAAACCTAGGAAAGAATCGTCTTCAAGAAATTCATCGGCTGCCCCTTCCAACCTCCGTCAAAAACTATTTGTTGTATCAGTCCTAG